In Oryza sativa Japonica Group chromosome 2, ASM3414082v1, the following are encoded in one genomic region:
- the LOC4328906 gene encoding UPF0481 protein At3g47200 — protein sequence MEQTEPIPPKDSLETAVEQKLFPAHDDGSSFTIFRVPAHIREENKKLYEPQLVSIGPYYRGRDALRAMEQHKLRLLRHFLQRAATVPLSDFVRAVRAVERRARCCYSERTSVFDGYFILEFFFKWNRGEPDPLCDVGWGLTLLHSDLLLLENQIPFFVLERLFDTFFRGAVTQDNLVKILLIQLKLNGTVVPRQPLRPEFTGQFDHLLHLLHDKFVPKLEELELPAVTNGSPSPSPPRLLLIPCVSLLREAGVTFRKKRSPRDMFDVTFDRKRGVMELLRIEIHLANLTQLMNLIAFEQSRGTTRRDSGAADELQRAHVVAGQIGAGRLRAPAGWHR from the coding sequence ATGGAACAGACCGAACCCATCCCTCCGAAAGACTCCTTGGAAACCGCGGTGGAGCAAAAGCTCTTCCCTGCTCACGACGACGGCAGCTCCTTCACAATCTTCCGTGTCCCCGCCCACATCCGCGAGGAGAACAAGAAGCTGTATGAGCCGCAGCTGGTGTCCATCGGCCCTTACTACCGCGGCCGCGACGCGCTCCGCGCCATGGAGCAGCACAAGTTGCGCCTCCTCCGCCATTTCCTCCAGCGAGCGGCGACCGTCCCGCTCTCCGACTTCGTGCGGGCGGTTCGGGCCgtcgagcggcgcgcccgctgCTGCTACAGCGAGAGGACGAGCGTCTTCGACGGCTACTTCATCCTCGAGTTCTTCTTCAAGTGGAACAGGGGCGAGCCCGACCCGCTCTGCGACGTCGGCTGGGGCCTCACGCTGCTGCACtcggacctcctcctcctcgagaaCCAGATCCCCTTCTTCGTGCTCGAGCGCCTCTTTGACACCTTCTTCCGTGGCGCCGTAACGCAGGACAATCTAGTCAAGATTCTGCTCATCCAGCTCAAGCTTAACGGCACCGTCGTGCCCAGACAACCACTGCGTCCGGAGTTCACCGGGCAGTTCGACCATTTACTCCATCTTTTGCACGACAAGTTCGTGCCCAAGCTCGAGGAGCTGGAGTTACCTGCGGTAACCAATGGCTCGCCatctccgtcgccgcctcggcTGCTGCTGATACCCTGTGTATCGCTGCTGCGAGAGGCCGGCGTCACGTTCAGGAAGAAGAGGTCGCCCCGGGATATGTTCGACGTAACATTCGACAGGAAGAGGGGAGTCATGGAGTTGCTACGCATCGAGATCCATCTTGCGAACCTGACGCAGCTGATGAATCTCATCGCCTTCGAGCAGAGCAGGGGGACAACGCGCCGGGACTCCGGCGCCGCTGACGAGCTACAGCGCGCTCATGTCGTCGCTGGTCAGATCGGGGCAGGACGTCTCCGTGCTCCAGCGGGGTGGCATCGTTGA